ACGCCGGCTTCGAACGTCATGTGGACCCAGGCGTCGGGGTTAGTTTCGTCGTAGAGCGTGACGCCGCCGCCCTTTTGCCGCCAATTGATCGGCCGTCCGTCAGTTTCGACCGTCTGCCTTCCTCGCTTGGACATCGGGATAAACGGCATCACATCGCCAGTACATATAATTTTTCTGATGGTAATTTACACGTCCTCGAGTTAACGATGAGCGCGGCTCGAGCCACCCCCGACCGCTGACTTTTTGCGGGTGGACTGTGCGCGACAGAATATGACGCTCGATCCGGTCCACTACGACGGCATCGCGCGACTCGCGAGGCGGATCGATCACGGCGCCGACGAGCGCGACCGTCGCGCGTTCGCCGAGACGGTCTGGGCGGAGTTTCTGGATCCGCTCCTCGACGACGGACGGACCGTCGTCGACCCGGTCGGCGAGCAGCGCCGGCGGTACGTCGACTGCGAGGATGTCGCCCTCCACGACCGGCCGTTTCCGACCGAACACGGCCTCGACGCCGGAACGATCAACCCGACGACGTTCAAGAACGGCCTGGTCATCGACATCGCGCAGGCGGCGATGAGCGCGACGCCGAGCGACCTCGACCTCCACCGCTCGCGGACCACCGTGATGACGGTCCACTCGAACGACGAGACGATGACCGTCGACGAAAACTGGGGAAAATTCGACGAGGGCTACAGCCGGAGTCGCGCCGTGAAGATCCCGCCGCTTCCGCGATTCGCCGAGGGCGTCGTTCACGCGCTCGCGCTCTACCTCGCCGAGAGCAAACACGCCTGCGACCACGCCGAAGACGTCGAAGACCTGCTCGTGCTCGACGGCCCCCTCTACCCGCGCGGGCTGCTCCGCTGGGCCGACCAGCACCCCGACCTCGCGGACTTCCTGCTCGAGGATCCGCGACCCACGACGGTGCTCGAAAACTACGTGCGGCTGGTCGAACGCTTCGTCGAGCGGGAGGTACCCCTCGTGGGATTCGTCAAGAACCCGGCGACGCGGGTCATCACGCGGACGCTGAAGTCCCGTCGGGATGTCGACATCAGCGCCCCATGGAACGACGATTCGGCGCTGTTCACCCGACTTCTCGAGCGCGGAGAGTACGTCGACGACGTCGAGGGCGAGCGCTGGGACCGAGACACGTCGGCGCTGACCTACACCAACTGGTTCCGGTCGCGTGGCGGTGTCGACCGGCCGCTCTCGGTCGACGGCGACGCGCTCGGGGTCGAGCGCGAACTGCCACACGAGACCTACGAGGTGACATTCTTTATCGTCTACGACCCCCGCGACGACCTCGTCTACCGGATCGAGGCCCCCTACGCGTTCACGCGGGATCCCGAACTGCGCGAACGGTTGACGATCCAACTGTTACAGAACGTCGCGGTCGCCCACGGGCCGCCGACGATCGTCCAGAAGGCCGACGAACTCGCCCGGATCAGCCGCTCGGAGAAACGGTCGCTGCGCGAGACGCTCGAGGCGCAGTTCGACACGTCTCAGGCACGGACCTACGACGATCACCGGTGGGACGAGGAGTACTAGTCCGGTACGTGTGACTACGTCGTCCATTCAACATTGGATGTGTAAAAAGTATCCACAGAGGTTGTCGGATGTAAATCTATTAGTGGCTGCTATCGATGAGTGTCACCATGACACGAACATCTGGCGAGGTCGAGAGTCACGAAGACGAATCCGCCGTCGACTCGAGTCGACGCCGATTTCTCGGGACGACCGCCGGCGTGTCGGCCGCGGCGCTCCTGCCGACCACGGCGAGCGTGGCGGCGCAATCAGCCGACGAGACGGTGACGCTCGTCCACGACACCCACTTCCACGGACGATTTGAAGACGCCCAGGAGTCGGATCTGAATATCGCGCGATACTATACGGTCGTCCAAGAGGCACTCGACGAAGCGGAGCAGTCGATGTTCGTCGGGAACGGCGACGAAATCGCGCCCTCGGTGCTCGGACTCGAGTTCGAGGGCGAGCACATGATCGAGGCGCTGAACTACATGGATATCGACGTCGTCGGCGCCGGCAACCACGAGTACGACTTCGGTGCCGACGTCGCGACTGCTCGATTCGAGGAGAGCGAGTTCCCCTGGGTCGTCGCGAACCTGCTCGACGACGAGGGCGCGCCGGTCCCGGGGACGGAACGCTGGCGGACGTTCGAGCAGGGGGACCTGACCGTCGGCGTCTTCGGTCTCGTCTCCGAGGGCTTTCACTCGCTGACCGACTATCCCGAGGAGTGGGAGGTGCTCGGCTACGTCGAGGGCTCCCAGGAGGCGGTCGACGCGCTTCGGGACGAGGGTGCGGACGTCGTCGTCTGCGCTTCCCACGTCTCGACGGGCGTCCACTACACGCTCGCCGAGGAGGTCGAGGGGCTCGACGCGATCGTTGGCTCACACTCCGGCGTCGTCTTCGACGAACCGGAGGTCGTCGACGGGACGATCATCAGCGAGTTCGGCGACGAGTTCGACCACGTCGGCTCGATCACGCTCGACGCGAACGGCGACCTCGCCGACTGGCAGCGGACCGACCTGCTGCTCCCCGAGTGGGACCCCTCGCCGGCGGCCGAGGAGTACGACGAGATCACCGTCCGCTACACTGACGAAATCGAGGAGGACGAGTATCTCGCCGACCTGACCGACGAGTGGACCGGCGAACTCGAGGACGAACTCGGCCAGCCGGTGGTCGAGAGCGAGGTCGAACTGAACGCCACGTTCGACAACTACGCCGTCGAGACCAACTGGGGGAACTTCATGACCGACGTGATGCGCACCGTCGGCGACACGGCCGATATCGAGGTCGATATCGCCGCACAGAACGGCGGCGGCATTCGCGGCGACTCGACGCATGGACCGGGCGAGATCACGGGCATGGCCATCATGGACATTCTGCCCTTCCCGAACGAGATCGAGGTGCTCGAGGTGACCGGCGAGGACGTCGTCGACTACCTCGAAGAAGAGCTGCGCGCCCACCCGGACGACGCCTTCGGCGCACAGCCGGCGATTCAGGTCTCGGGCGTCTCCTACGAGTGGAAAGGCCACGAGGACGATCTCTGGGTCGACAACGTCTTCATCGGCGGCGAACCCGTCGACGAGGACGAGACGTACTACTTCGCGCACAACGACTACTCGATCGAAAACTCACCCACCCTCTCCGAGGCCGAGCGGATCCTCGCGTCCG
Above is a window of Natronorubrum tibetense GA33 DNA encoding:
- a CDS encoding DNA double-strand break repair nuclease NurA, encoding MTLDPVHYDGIARLARRIDHGADERDRRAFAETVWAEFLDPLLDDGRTVVDPVGEQRRRYVDCEDVALHDRPFPTEHGLDAGTINPTTFKNGLVIDIAQAAMSATPSDLDLHRSRTTVMTVHSNDETMTVDENWGKFDEGYSRSRAVKIPPLPRFAEGVVHALALYLAESKHACDHAEDVEDLLVLDGPLYPRGLLRWADQHPDLADFLLEDPRPTTVLENYVRLVERFVEREVPLVGFVKNPATRVITRTLKSRRDVDISAPWNDDSALFTRLLERGEYVDDVEGERWDRDTSALTYTNWFRSRGGVDRPLSVDGDALGVERELPHETYEVTFFIVYDPRDDLVYRIEAPYAFTRDPELRERLTIQLLQNVAVAHGPPTIVQKADELARISRSEKRSLRETLEAQFDTSQARTYDDHRWDEEY
- a CDS encoding bifunctional metallophosphatase/5'-nucleotidase, translating into MTRTSGEVESHEDESAVDSSRRRFLGTTAGVSAAALLPTTASVAAQSADETVTLVHDTHFHGRFEDAQESDLNIARYYTVVQEALDEAEQSMFVGNGDEIAPSVLGLEFEGEHMIEALNYMDIDVVGAGNHEYDFGADVATARFEESEFPWVVANLLDDEGAPVPGTERWRTFEQGDLTVGVFGLVSEGFHSLTDYPEEWEVLGYVEGSQEAVDALRDEGADVVVCASHVSTGVHYTLAEEVEGLDAIVGSHSGVVFDEPEVVDGTIISEFGDEFDHVGSITLDANGDLADWQRTDLLLPEWDPSPAAEEYDEITVRYTDEIEEDEYLADLTDEWTGELEDELGQPVVESEVELNATFDNYAVETNWGNFMTDVMRTVGDTADIEVDIAAQNGGGIRGDSTHGPGEITGMAIMDILPFPNEIEVLEVTGEDVVDYLEEELRAHPDDAFGAQPAIQVSGVSYEWKGHEDDLWVDNVFIGGEPVDEDETYYFAHNDYSIENSPTLSEAERILASGQFQGPLLLEYLEDVDTIAPERENRILRVDETVDEATVAGDGDERTLTIDVPDGASEIQPDSFRAVVRTGDDLEAESATVDGDSVAVAFDAEDLLALIEDIDDPELRLFGEYEPDQDHWPYEFDVPTSDGYDHFKLRADVDAAAVEDPSDDDSGVDGDPDNHADDDDSDDGDGMPGFGPLGAVAGGGAGAYLYARTRSSDDNDGERTANADRPSDGDDS